Proteins encoded together in one Oncorhynchus mykiss isolate Arlee chromosome 7, USDA_OmykA_1.1, whole genome shotgun sequence window:
- the cbr1 gene encoding carbonyl reductase [NADPH] 1, giving the protein MPKVALVTGSNKGIGFAIVRSLCKQFNGDVFLSGRDAGRGTAAVESLNSEGLKPLFQQLDIDNPESVRAARDFFNEKYGGLDVLINNAGIAFKNADTTPFGTQAEVTLKTNFFATRDMCNEFLPIIKPGGRVVNVSSVMSSIALNRCSPELQARFRSNDITEEELVGLMERFVQEAQAGAHSQGGWPDTAYGVSKTGLTVLSRIHARKLRHERPADQILLNACCPGWVRTDMAGPTATKSPDEGAITPVYLALLPAGAGEPQGQFVMDKKVHPW; this is encoded by the exons ATGCCAAAAGTTGCACTGGTGACTGGTTCCAATAAGGGGATTGGATTTGCAATTGTGCGGTCGCTTTGCAAGCAATTCAATGGTGATGTTTTCCTCAGTGGCCGGGATGCTGGCCGTGGCACAGCGGCTGTGGAGAGCCTGAATTCTGAAGGGCTGAAACCCCTCTTCCAACAGCTTGACATCGACAACCCAGAAAGTGTGCGGGCGGCCCGAGATTTCTTCAATGAGAAATACGGTGGCCTTGATGTGCTCATTAACAATGCTGGGATTGCCTTTAAAA ATGCTGATACTACACCCTTTGGAACCCAAGCTGAGGTGACTCTCAAAACAAACTTCTTTGCCACAAGAGACATGTGCAATGAGTTTCTCCCCATCATCAAACCAGGAG ggAGGGTGGTGAACGTGTCTAGTGTTATGAGCTCCATCGCCCTGAACCGCTGCAGCCCTGAACTCCAGGCCCGGTTCCGCagcaatgacatcacagaggaggagctggtggggctgaTGGAGAGGTTTGTCCAGGAGGCCCAGGCAGGGGCGCACTCCCAGGGGGGCTGGCCCGACACAGCCTACGGGGTGTCCAAAACAGGCCTCACCGTGCTCTCCAGGATCCACGCCCGCAAGCTGAGGCATGAGAGACCAGCTGACCAGATCCTTCTGAATGCGTGCTGCCCGGGCTGGGTGAGGACCGATATGGCTGGGCCCACCGCCACCAAGTCACCTGACGAGGGCGCCATCACCCCCGTTTACCTGGCCCTGCTTCCTGCGGGGGCTGGGGAGCCGCAGGGACAGTTTGTGATGGACAAGAAGGTCCATCCGTGGTGA
- the setd4 gene encoding SET domain-containing protein 4, protein MNEIIINIRTRSLPVNTNVYGSDFPSKPINMTRKQHGRRARKKRQRECRETTVQSVTLSHEPQFVALRRWLQQRGFSSKLLVPAHFSDTGRGLMTLQPIKAEDLVISLPEKCLLTTSTVLRSYIGEYIERWKPPVSPLLALCAFLISERHFGQRAEWKPYIDVLPQKYTCPAYFSDEVIDLLPGSLSGKALEQRAMVQELHSSSLDFFSSLQPLFSQPVESVFTYDALRWAWCSVNTRTVYMEHQHTPYMSRERNVYALAPYLDLLNHCPAIQVKASFSHVSRCYEIRSIQGCKRFQQAFICYGPHDNQRLLLEYGFVAPGNPHSVVYVDQVILQQCVCITDINQLAQKLLFLKKNDFLANLTLSLDGPSWRLMTALRLLSLKTEQYPFWKSVLLGAGVSQDREEWSVDAALRLCHYLMVDNTRALNKISQLTERADVSLKEQLAVVECLRREEQGILGLNQEMLQGLQKQLLPSRQHAQLRAACTTV, encoded by the exons ATGAATGAGATTATTATCAACATTAGAACACGGAGTTTGCCAGTTAATACGAATGTCTATGGATCTGATTTCCCATCAAAGCCCATCAACATGACGAGGAAGCAACATGGGAGAAGGGCGAGAAAGAAGAGGCAACGGGAGTGCAGAGAAACAACTGTTCAGTCTG TGACACTATCTCATGAACCACAGTTTGTGGCTCTAAGAAGATGGCTGCAACAGAGAGGCTTCAGCTCCAAGCTTCTAGTACCTGCACACTTCTCAG ACACTGGACGTGGACTGATGACCTTACAGCCTATCAAG GCTGAGGATTTGGTGATCTCCTTACCAGAAAAATGCCTTTTAACTACCTCTACTGTTCTAAGGAGCTACATTGGTGAATACATAGAAAG ATGGAAACCGCCTGTGTCTCCTCTCTTAGCCCTCTGTGCTTTCCTCATCTCTGAGAGACATTTTGGCCAACGTGCAGAATGGAAGCCCTACATCGACGTCCTGCCCCAAAAATACACGTGCCCTGCTTACTTCTCAGATGAGGTCATCGACCTGCTGCCGGGGAGTCTGAGTGGGAAGGCCCTGGAGCAGAGAGCCATGGTTCAGGAGCTGCACTCCTCTTCGTTGGACTTCTTCAGCTCCCTCCAGCCTCTCTTCAGTCAGCCCGTGGAGAGTGTGTTCACGTATGATGCACTGCGCTGGGCATGGTGCAGTGTGAACACGCGCACTGTGTACATGGAGCACCAACACACCCCCTACATGTCCAGGGAGAGAAATGTGTATGCCTTAGCCCCCTACCTGGACCTGCTCAACCACTGCCCAGCCATACAG GTCAAGGCGAGCTTCAGCCATGTGAGCAGGTGCTATGAGATCCGTAGCATCCAAGGCTGCAAGAGATTCCAGCAGGCTTTTATCTGCTACGGTCCCCATGACAACCAACGTCTCCTGTTAGAGTATGGGTTTGTTGCTCCTGGAAACCCTCACAGTGTGGTGTATGTGGACCAAG TTATCCTTCAACAGTGCGTCTGTATAACAGACATAAATCAGCTGGcacagaagctactcttcctgaagAAAAATGACTTTTTAGC aAACTTGACTCTTAGTTTGGATGGGCCGTCCTGGAGACTGATGACCGCCCTCAGGCTGCTGTCACTTAAGACAGAACAATA CCCTTTCTGGAAGAGTGTCCTCTTGGGGGCGGGGGTGAGccaggacagagaggagtggagtgtCGATGCAGCCCTTAGGCTTTGTCACTACCTGATGGTTGACAACACTAGAGCTCTGAACAAG ATATCCCAACTAACAGAGAGGGCAGACGTGTCTCTCAAGGAGCAGCTAGCTGTTGTGGAATGTCTACGTCGAGAGGAGCAAGGAATTTTGGGTCTTAACCAGGAAATGCTGCAGGGTCTTCAGAAACAATTGTTGCCAAGCAGACAGCATGCACAACTTAGAGCAGCATGCACAACAGTATGA